Proteins encoded together in one Deltaproteobacteria bacterium window:
- a CDS encoding ketoacyl-ACP synthase III yields MRSVRIAGTGMHVPPRVVTNADLMKLMDTSDEWIQQRTGIVERHHVDAGMGPAEIAHLAARQAISNAGIAPEQIDAIVVASLSPQHDFPGISCFLQDHLGIAGCPAMDVRCQCTGFLYALQVGELYVASGQYDRVLVVGAEVHSTGIDLSTRGRDVAVIFGDGAGAVVLEASPDPERGILSVHTHAEGKFAKKLWVEAPGSSFWPQRITHQMLDEGRQFPVMEGRFVFKHAVQRMPEVIEEALAHNGCKLADVNLFLFHQANLRINEFVAQKLQIPPERTYNNIQKYGNCSAASIPMLLHECLQAGRVREGDLIAMAGFGSGFTWGSALIRW; encoded by the coding sequence ATGCGCAGCGTCCGGATCGCGGGCACCGGCATGCACGTGCCGCCGCGCGTGGTGACCAATGCGGATCTCATGAAGCTCATGGATACGAGCGACGAGTGGATCCAGCAGCGCACGGGAATCGTCGAGCGGCACCACGTCGACGCGGGAATGGGCCCGGCGGAGATCGCGCACCTGGCCGCCCGGCAGGCGATTTCGAACGCGGGGATCGCGCCGGAGCAGATCGACGCGATCGTGGTCGCGTCGCTCTCGCCGCAGCACGACTTCCCGGGCATCTCCTGCTTCCTGCAGGACCACCTGGGCATCGCGGGCTGTCCGGCGATGGACGTGCGCTGTCAGTGCACCGGATTCCTGTACGCGCTGCAGGTCGGCGAGCTCTACGTCGCATCGGGCCAGTACGACCGGGTGCTGGTCGTCGGCGCCGAGGTGCACTCGACCGGCATCGACCTCAGCACGCGCGGCCGCGACGTCGCGGTGATCTTCGGCGACGGCGCGGGCGCGGTCGTGCTCGAGGCCTCGCCCGACCCCGAGCGCGGGATCCTCTCGGTCCACACCCACGCCGAGGGCAAGTTCGCCAAGAAGCTCTGGGTCGAGGCGCCCGGCTCGTCGTTCTGGCCGCAGCGGATCACGCACCAGATGCTCGACGAGGGGCGCCAGTTCCCGGTCATGGAGGGCCGCTTCGTCTTCAAGCACGCCGTCCAGCGCATGCCGGAGGTGATCGAGGAGGCGCTCGCGCACAACGGCTGCAAGCTCGCCGACGTGAACCTGTTCCTGTTCCACCAGGCGAACCTGCGCATCAACGAGTTCGTCGCGCAGAAGCTCCAGATTCCGCCGGAGCGCACCTACAACAACATCCAGAAGTACGGGAACTGCTCGGCGGCCTCGATCCCGATGCTGCTGCACGAGTGCCTGCAGGCCGGGCGCGTCCGCGAGGGCGACCTGATCGCGATGGCGGGCTTCGGCTCCGGCTTCACCTGGGGCTCGGCCCTGATCCGCTGGTAG